From Eleftheria terrae, the proteins below share one genomic window:
- a CDS encoding inositol monophosphatase family protein — translation MSQAALHPMLNTAIKAARAAGAIISRASMDLDLLRISTKSSPNDFVTEVDQAAEQVIIETLLTAYPGHGILAEESGRAHGAKDSDYVWIIDPLDGTTNFIHGFPVYAVSIGLAYRGQVQQAVVYDPARNDLFYASKGRGAYLNDKRIRVSKRTRMGDALIGTGFPFRKGDNFQRYLKMFELMSQSCAGLRRPGAAALDLCYVAAGYYDGFFETGLNPWDVAAGSLMITEAGGLIGNFTGESDFLYQREVVAATPRIYGQLVQMLAPFSRVIKEDGAEGGEKAKPDATSIVAGEAEAAAPAAPAKKKGPVRIRKADLAAPKDEDAPL, via the coding sequence ATGTCCCAAGCCGCCCTCCATCCGATGCTCAACACGGCCATCAAGGCCGCCCGCGCCGCTGGCGCCATCATCAGCCGGGCGTCGATGGACCTGGACCTGCTGCGCATCAGTACCAAGTCCTCGCCCAACGACTTCGTCACCGAGGTCGACCAGGCGGCCGAGCAGGTCATCATCGAAACGCTGCTGACGGCCTACCCCGGCCACGGCATCCTGGCCGAGGAATCGGGCCGCGCCCACGGCGCGAAGGACAGCGACTACGTCTGGATCATCGATCCGCTCGACGGCACCACCAACTTCATCCACGGTTTCCCGGTCTACGCCGTGTCCATCGGCCTGGCCTATCGCGGCCAGGTGCAGCAGGCGGTGGTCTACGACCCGGCCCGCAACGACCTGTTCTATGCCTCCAAGGGCCGTGGCGCCTACCTCAATGACAAGCGGATCCGCGTCTCCAAGCGCACCCGGATGGGCGATGCGCTGATCGGCACCGGCTTTCCCTTCCGCAAGGGCGACAACTTCCAGCGCTACCTGAAGATGTTCGAGCTGATGTCGCAGTCCTGCGCCGGGCTGCGCCGCCCGGGCGCAGCCGCGCTGGACCTGTGCTACGTGGCGGCCGGCTACTACGACGGCTTCTTCGAGACCGGCCTGAACCCTTGGGACGTGGCGGCCGGCTCGCTGATGATCACCGAGGCTGGCGGCCTGATCGGCAATTTCACGGGCGAGTCCGACTTCCTCTACCAGCGCGAGGTGGTGGCCGCAACGCCGCGCATCTACGGCCAGCTGGTGCAGATGCTGGCGCCCTTCAGCCGGGTGATCAAGGAAGACGGCGCTGAAGGCGGCGAAAAGGCCAAGCCCGATGCAACCAGCATCGTGGCCGGCGAGGCCGAGGCGGCCGCGCCGGCGGCACCGGCCAAGAAGAAGGGCCCGGTGCGCATCCGCAAGGCGGACCTGGCCGCGCCCAAGGACGAAGACGCACCGCTCTGA
- a CDS encoding DUF1176 domain-containing protein translates to MKLLAVMCCLLGSSWAAAATLAAPVYKGFGDWLVGCDNVGDCEALAAAAEPQRLTLRIQQPAGPAGRLTVRLEGDERFSVTDLQLDGRPLGLDAAGWQVSSDGQGEQPFEIASRSPAAAADFLARVRNGQLLSYGSGDARGAASLSGLSAALLLIDEKQGRLGTAAALLRRGSKPASSVPAAAPVPPAPAASPVPPGLDERQGRALIAAVRRSQAGLLKEVDCEAPGSPGMVDEADALDAREALVSLACWAGAYQTSSLLFRVQRAAPHAAQRLVLKSPLGSRYDHLTNVSYDPGTGVLQHFAKGRGVADCGESAEWQFDGRDFVMTRFSYMDRCAGLRPELWFELWRTGAPR, encoded by the coding sequence ATGAAACTCCTCGCCGTGATGTGTTGCCTGCTGGGCAGTTCCTGGGCTGCGGCCGCCACCCTGGCGGCGCCGGTCTACAAGGGTTTCGGCGACTGGCTGGTGGGCTGCGACAACGTCGGTGATTGCGAGGCGCTGGCCGCGGCGGCCGAGCCGCAGCGCCTGACCCTGCGCATCCAGCAGCCGGCCGGCCCCGCCGGCCGGCTGACGGTGCGGCTTGAAGGCGACGAGCGCTTCTCGGTGACTGATCTGCAGCTCGACGGCCGGCCGCTGGGGCTGGATGCGGCCGGCTGGCAGGTCAGCAGCGACGGCCAGGGCGAGCAGCCCTTCGAGATCGCCTCCCGGAGCCCGGCTGCAGCGGCCGATTTCCTGGCCCGCGTCCGCAACGGGCAGTTGCTGTCGTATGGCAGCGGCGATGCACGGGGCGCCGCCTCGTTGTCTGGCCTGAGCGCCGCGCTGCTGCTCATCGACGAGAAGCAGGGCCGCCTGGGCACCGCTGCCGCGTTGCTGCGCCGTGGCAGCAAGCCGGCGAGCAGCGTACCCGCCGCGGCGCCGGTGCCCCCCGCCCCTGCCGCGTCGCCGGTGCCACCTGGCCTGGACGAGCGCCAAGGCCGGGCCCTGATCGCCGCGGTCCGGCGATCGCAGGCCGGCTTGCTGAAAGAGGTGGACTGCGAGGCGCCCGGCTCGCCAGGCATGGTTGACGAGGCCGACGCGCTCGATGCGCGTGAAGCGCTGGTGAGCCTGGCCTGCTGGGCGGGCGCCTACCAGACCAGCAGCCTGCTGTTCCGTGTGCAGCGTGCGGCCCCGCATGCCGCCCAGCGCTTGGTGCTGAAGTCGCCACTGGGCAGCCGCTACGATCACCTGACCAATGTCAGCTACGACCCCGGCACCGGGGTGCTGCAGCACTTCGCCAAGGGCCGTGGGGTGGCCGACTGCGGCGAGTCGGCCGAATGGCAGTTCGACGGCCGCGACTTCGTGATGACCCGCTTCAGCTACATGGACCGTTGCGCCGGCCTGCGGCCCGAGCTCTGGTTCGAGCTGTGGCGCACCGGCGCCCCGCGTTGA
- the cysE gene encoding serine O-acetyltransferase, with protein MFQHLREDIACILERDPAARSSWEVLTCYPGLHALVLHRKAHWCWQRRLYWLARFISHCGRFLTGIEIHPGARIGRRVFIDHGMGVVIGETAEIGDGCTIYQGVTLGGTSLYKGTKRHPTLGRGVIVGANAQVLGGFTVGDGARIGSNAVVVKEVPPGSTAVGNPARILNKEADAAREQAAARMGFSAYGVTQSDDPVSQAIKGLVDNASSQEHQIALLWQAIEKLSRGGSARECVPGEAHTTEHFDAERLNQLVK; from the coding sequence ATGTTCCAGCACCTCAGAGAAGACATCGCCTGCATCCTTGAGCGCGACCCCGCCGCGCGCTCGTCGTGGGAGGTGCTGACCTGTTACCCGGGGCTGCATGCGCTGGTGCTGCATCGCAAGGCGCATTGGTGCTGGCAGCGGCGGCTCTACTGGCTGGCGCGCTTCATCTCGCACTGCGGCCGCTTCCTGACCGGCATCGAGATCCATCCGGGCGCGCGCATCGGACGGCGGGTCTTCATCGACCACGGCATGGGCGTCGTGATCGGCGAGACCGCCGAGATCGGCGACGGCTGCACCATCTACCAAGGTGTGACGCTGGGCGGCACCTCGCTCTACAAGGGCACCAAGCGCCACCCTACGCTGGGTCGCGGCGTGATCGTCGGCGCCAATGCGCAGGTGCTGGGCGGCTTCACGGTGGGCGACGGTGCCCGCATCGGCTCGAACGCAGTCGTGGTCAAGGAAGTGCCGCCCGGCTCCACCGCGGTGGGCAACCCGGCCCGCATCCTGAACAAGGAAGCCGATGCCGCCCGCGAACAGGCGGCCGCCCGCATGGGCTTCTCGGCCTACGGCGTGACGCAGAGCGACGACCCGGTGTCGCAGGCGATCAAGGGCCTGGTGGACAACGCCTCCAGCCAGGAACACCAGATCGCGCTGCTGTGGCAGGCCATCGAGAAGCTGTCGCGGGGCGGCAGCGCGCGCGAATGCGTGCCCGGCGAGGCCCACACCACCGAGCACTTCGACGCCGAACGCCTCAACCAGCTGGTGAAGTAA
- a CDS encoding RNA methyltransferase: MSTDPTRFVLVQTSHPGNVGSVARAMKVMGFSDLVLVAPRFADVLVQEETIAMASGAADILARARVVETLEQALDGVSFACATAMTPRDFGPPTQAPRALFQALAGSPHRVGLVFGSERYGMSNEDVYRCHAVLSIPTHPAYGSLNLAQAVQLVAYDWRQALGGFEVAPRTADVRLADVPAVQGALRHWEDTLADIGFLDPAAPRKLMPRLNQLLNRAQLTQEEVHILRGIARAVQKRGGSAK; this comes from the coding sequence ATGAGCACTGATCCGACCCGTTTTGTCCTGGTCCAGACCAGCCACCCCGGCAATGTCGGGTCCGTCGCCCGCGCGATGAAGGTGATGGGCTTCAGCGACCTGGTGCTGGTGGCACCCCGCTTCGCCGATGTGCTGGTGCAGGAGGAGACGATCGCCATGGCCAGCGGCGCTGCCGACATCCTGGCCCGCGCGCGGGTGGTCGAGACCTTGGAACAGGCGCTCGACGGCGTCAGCTTTGCCTGCGCCACCGCGATGACGCCGCGCGACTTCGGCCCGCCCACCCAGGCGCCCCGGGCGCTGTTCCAGGCGCTGGCCGGCTCGCCGCACCGCGTCGGCCTGGTGTTCGGCTCGGAGCGCTATGGCATGAGCAACGAGGATGTCTACCGCTGCCACGCCGTGCTCAGTATCCCGACCCATCCGGCCTATGGCTCGCTCAATCTGGCGCAGGCGGTGCAATTGGTAGCCTATGACTGGCGGCAGGCGCTGGGTGGCTTCGAGGTCGCGCCGCGCACGGCCGACGTCCGGCTGGCCGACGTGCCGGCGGTGCAGGGCGCCCTGCGACATTGGGAAGACACGCTGGCCGACATCGGCTTCCTCGATCCTGCGGCGCCGCGCAAGCTGATGCCGCGGCTGAACCAATTGCTCAACCGTGCGCAGTTGACGCAGGAGGAGGTGCACATCCTGCGAGGGATCGCGAGGGCGGTGCAGAAGCGGGGCGGCTCCGCGAAGTGA
- the mog gene encoding molybdopterin adenylyltransferase — protein MSEFDPVRIGVVSVSDRASGGVYEDKGIPALRDWIGRAVRNPVHWEARLIPDEQDTISATLRELVDQQRCDLVLTTGGTGPALRDVTPEATLAVADKVMPGFGEQMRQISLRFVPTAILSRQVAVIRGQALIINLPGQPKSIAETLEGLTNAEGQPVVPGIFAAVPYCIDLIGGPYLECDPAVCKAFRPKSALRPAQA, from the coding sequence ATGAGTGAGTTCGACCCGGTGCGCATCGGCGTGGTCTCGGTCAGCGACCGCGCGTCCGGCGGCGTGTACGAGGACAAGGGCATCCCGGCCCTGCGTGACTGGATCGGCCGCGCGGTGCGCAACCCGGTGCACTGGGAGGCGCGCCTGATCCCGGACGAGCAGGACACCATCAGCGCGACCCTGCGCGAACTGGTGGACCAGCAGCGCTGCGACCTGGTGCTGACCACCGGCGGCACCGGCCCGGCGCTGCGCGACGTGACACCGGAAGCCACCCTTGCGGTGGCTGACAAGGTCATGCCGGGCTTCGGCGAGCAGATGCGCCAGATCAGCCTGCGCTTCGTGCCCACTGCCATCCTGTCGCGGCAGGTGGCGGTCATCCGCGGCCAGGCGCTGATCATCAACCTGCCCGGCCAGCCCAAATCCATCGCCGAGACGCTGGAAGGCCTGACGAATGCCGAAGGGCAGCCCGTGGTGCCCGGCATCTTCGCCGCGGTGCCCTACTGCATCGACTTGATCGGCGGCCCCTACCTCGAGTGCGACCCGGCGGTGTGCAAGGCCTTCCGGCCCAAGTCGGCATTGCGGCCGGCACAGGCCTGA